In Amycolatopsis coloradensis, one genomic interval encodes:
- a CDS encoding S8 family peptidase gives MNRSRVPRWAIRSSAAVFAALLVTSVTGASAAAQDVPLADGVTPAKIDRNGFQGKVEPKLKAAQGKITAFVELAKQPAVDAFNAEQNKGAGKEQAKKAAKDAKADAAATVNSVVGQLKAADAGTQLVTQTANAVAGAVVTADAAKIRELAKRPDVVSVKKVVPKTRTNSSAVQLTNTLASWQQTGRYGDGIRVGVIDDGIDYTHATFGGPGTAEAYKAINRDQATPAFPTDKVVGGIDLVGDAYDSGSDDPALNTPKPDPNPISCGHHGTHVAGTVAGFGVDEAGKTFTGDYKKLNKKKIEAMQIGPGTAPKALLYAIKVFGCDGSTNVTSQALDWSLDPDGDGDFTDHLDVVNLSLGGDFATPDDPDSLFVRKIAANNVVPVFSAGNGGDLNDVGGAPGNTPEALTVASSRDASVLRDAVEAVAPDGVKGAKTGQFSQNYATYDTLDVTAPVVTLSADNAAGCKPYSEADKAKAAGKIVFLEWDDNDATRACGSGARSNNAQAAGAKGALFSSTLEHFSAGIAGNAALPTFQLTGSATASVRPAVAAGTLQVRMTGKGRVSVPTTDQSIVDTPSSFTSRGGRGPAVKPDVAAPGDSIASALSGSGAGRLVISGTSMAAPHTSGITALIRQAHPDWSVEEVKASVINTAGHDIRDASGRVYGPQRVGSGRIDAKAALDNQVLAYVVDNPGFVSVNFGVVEAGGPVTLTKTVKVVNKGIKPVEYSVGYEAVNALPGVEYTVDKPTVKLSPRGIALVKVTLKIADPKALRKVIDPTMATTQVGLARQFVADASGRIAFTPKSGTTVPLRLSVYSAPKPVSAINTPGNVNFGAGQTQAVLNLTGKGVDQGTGAQRYRSLISVLELQAESPQLPECDGDVTTDCTLNQTAKGADLRYIGAASTAPLAKAQGEPENALLAFGLTTWSDLANLGSNTSPFVDIDTTGDGQPDFETYVTKVTSTDVLVAVTVALKPGFPQVDIQPINGQLGDVDTNVYDTNVVVLPVSIAALGIDPNAASHKISYTVGTSGFYAAPGADSSTIDYVGTPLSFDALAPAYTVQGGGDSALGYVAKPGTALVVNRNAAAQDTVLGLLAIEHHNASGNRASVVKIQANNGNGDTGVDRPGNGGRHTGRQPIGVG, from the coding sequence ATGAACAGATCCCGCGTACCCCGATGGGCGATCCGCTCGTCGGCCGCGGTCTTCGCCGCGTTGCTCGTGACGTCCGTGACCGGGGCGTCCGCGGCCGCGCAGGATGTCCCCCTCGCGGACGGCGTCACGCCGGCGAAGATCGACCGTAACGGATTCCAGGGGAAGGTCGAGCCGAAGCTCAAGGCCGCCCAAGGCAAGATCACCGCCTTCGTCGAGCTGGCCAAGCAGCCCGCCGTCGACGCCTTCAACGCCGAGCAGAACAAGGGCGCAGGCAAGGAACAGGCGAAGAAGGCCGCGAAGGACGCCAAAGCCGACGCCGCCGCGACGGTGAACTCCGTCGTCGGGCAGCTCAAGGCCGCCGACGCCGGCACCCAGCTGGTCACGCAGACCGCCAACGCGGTCGCCGGCGCGGTCGTCACCGCCGACGCCGCGAAGATCCGCGAGCTGGCGAAGCGGCCGGACGTCGTTTCGGTCAAGAAGGTCGTGCCGAAGACCCGCACCAACTCCAGCGCGGTCCAGCTGACCAACACGCTCGCCTCCTGGCAGCAGACCGGCCGCTACGGCGACGGCATCCGCGTCGGCGTGATCGACGACGGCATCGACTACACCCACGCCACCTTCGGCGGCCCGGGCACGGCCGAGGCCTACAAGGCGATCAACCGCGACCAGGCCACCCCCGCCTTCCCGACCGACAAGGTCGTCGGCGGTATCGACCTGGTCGGCGACGCCTACGACTCGGGCAGCGACGACCCGGCCCTCAACACCCCGAAGCCGGACCCCAACCCGATCTCGTGCGGCCACCACGGCACGCACGTCGCGGGCACGGTCGCCGGATTCGGTGTGGACGAAGCGGGCAAGACCTTCACGGGCGACTACAAGAAGCTGAACAAGAAGAAGATCGAGGCGATGCAGATCGGCCCGGGCACCGCGCCCAAGGCCCTGCTGTACGCGATCAAGGTCTTCGGCTGCGACGGCTCGACCAACGTCACCTCGCAGGCGCTCGACTGGTCGCTCGACCCGGACGGTGACGGCGACTTCACCGACCACCTCGACGTGGTCAACCTCTCGCTGGGCGGCGACTTCGCCACCCCGGACGACCCGGACTCGCTGTTCGTGCGCAAGATCGCCGCGAACAACGTCGTGCCGGTGTTCTCCGCGGGCAACGGCGGCGACCTCAACGACGTCGGCGGCGCGCCGGGCAACACGCCCGAGGCGCTGACCGTCGCCAGCAGCCGTGACGCGTCCGTCCTGCGCGACGCCGTCGAAGCCGTCGCTCCCGACGGCGTGAAGGGCGCGAAGACCGGGCAGTTCAGCCAGAACTACGCGACCTACGACACGCTCGACGTCACCGCGCCGGTGGTCACGCTGTCGGCCGACAACGCCGCCGGCTGCAAGCCGTACTCCGAAGCCGACAAGGCCAAGGCCGCGGGCAAGATCGTATTCCTCGAATGGGATGACAACGACGCGACCCGCGCCTGCGGTTCGGGCGCCCGCTCGAACAACGCGCAGGCCGCCGGTGCCAAGGGCGCGCTGTTCTCGTCGACGCTGGAGCACTTCTCGGCCGGTATCGCGGGCAACGCGGCCTTGCCGACGTTCCAGCTGACCGGCAGCGCGACCGCCTCGGTCCGTCCCGCGGTGGCCGCGGGAACGCTGCAGGTCCGCATGACCGGCAAGGGCCGCGTGTCCGTGCCGACCACCGACCAGTCCATTGTGGACACCCCGAGCTCGTTCACCTCGCGTGGCGGGCGTGGTCCGGCCGTCAAGCCGGACGTCGCGGCGCCCGGTGACTCGATCGCGTCCGCGCTGAGCGGGAGCGGGGCCGGTCGCCTGGTCATCTCCGGCACCTCGATGGCGGCTCCGCACACCTCGGGTATCACCGCCCTGATCCGTCAGGCGCACCCGGACTGGTCGGTCGAGGAGGTCAAGGCCTCGGTCATCAACACCGCCGGCCACGACATCCGCGACGCGTCGGGCCGCGTCTACGGGCCGCAGCGCGTCGGCAGCGGCCGGATCGACGCGAAGGCCGCGCTGGACAACCAGGTCCTGGCCTACGTCGTCGACAACCCCGGCTTCGTCTCGGTCAACTTCGGCGTCGTCGAAGCGGGCGGGCCGGTCACCCTGACCAAGACGGTCAAGGTGGTCAACAAGGGCATCAAGCCGGTCGAGTACTCGGTGGGCTACGAAGCTGTGAACGCGCTCCCCGGTGTCGAGTACACAGTGGACAAGCCGACGGTGAAGCTGAGCCCGCGCGGTATCGCGCTGGTCAAGGTGACCCTGAAGATCGCCGACCCCAAGGCGCTCCGCAAGGTCATCGACCCGACCATGGCGACCACGCAGGTCGGCCTCGCCCGGCAGTTCGTGGCGGACGCCTCCGGCCGGATCGCGTTCACCCCGAAGAGCGGCACGACCGTTCCGCTGCGGCTTTCGGTGTACTCCGCGCCGAAGCCGGTCTCGGCCATCAACACCCCGGGCAACGTCAACTTCGGCGCCGGTCAGACCCAGGCCGTGCTGAACCTGACCGGCAAGGGCGTGGACCAGGGCACCGGTGCGCAGCGGTACCGCTCGCTGATCAGCGTGCTCGAACTGCAGGCGGAATCCCCGCAGCTGCCCGAGTGCGACGGCGACGTCACCACCGACTGCACCCTGAACCAGACCGCCAAGGGCGCCGACCTGCGCTACATCGGCGCCGCGTCGACGGCTCCGCTGGCCAAGGCGCAGGGTGAGCCGGAGAACGCGTTGCTGGCCTTCGGTCTCACCACCTGGAGCGACCTGGCCAACCTGGGCAGCAACACCTCGCCGTTCGTGGACATCGACACCACGGGCGACGGACAGCCGGACTTCGAAACCTATGTGACCAAGGTGACGTCCACCGATGTCCTCGTTGCGGTCACCGTGGCGCTGAAGCCGGGCTTCCCGCAGGTGGACATCCAGCCGATCAACGGCCAGCTCGGCGACGTCGACACGAACGTGTACGACACCAACGTCGTCGTGCTGCCGGTGAGCATCGCGGCGCTGGGCATCGACCCGAACGCCGCGTCGCACAAGATCAGCTACACGGTCGGGACCTCCGGGTTCTACGCGGCGCCGGGCGCGGACTCGTCGACCATCGACTACGTCGGCACGCCGCTTTCGTTCGACGCCTTGGCTCCCGCGTACACCGTCCAGGGCGGCGGCGACTCCGCGCTGGGCTACGTCGCGAAGCCGGGCACGGCGCTGGTGGTCAACCGCAACGCGGCCGCGCAGGACACCGTGCTGGGCCTGCTGGCGATCGAGCACCACAACGCCTCGGGCAACCGGGCGAGCGTGGTGAAGATCCAGGCGAACAACGGCAACGGCGACACGGGTGTCGACCGGCCGGGCAACGGCGGGCGGCACACCGGACGTCAGCCGATCGGTGTGGGCTGA
- a CDS encoding DUF5996 family protein, with translation MTSPATTSWPSLRVSDWTPTRETLHMWTQIVGKIRMAHAPLINHWWQVTLYVSPRGLTTSAIPHRSGAFEIEFDFVGHQLAIRSSDGGARSLPLRPMPVAEFYTRILDMLGRLGIEAPIRPYPNEVEPAIPFAEDHTHASYDGEAAALFWRQLLQANRVIGEFRSHFVGKVSPVHFFWGAMDLACTRFSGRTAPPHPGGAPNCGDWVMVEGYSRELSSCGFWPGGGAEGAFYSYAYPEPEGFADQPVGTEGAYFSTEFQQFLLPYEAARAAPDPDRAVAEFLHATYEAAANRGQWDRSALEDDPFRWHGTPAPQGNGDA, from the coding sequence ATGACCAGCCCCGCGACAACGAGTTGGCCGAGCCTGCGGGTCTCGGACTGGACCCCCACTCGCGAGACCCTGCACATGTGGACCCAGATCGTGGGCAAGATCCGCATGGCCCACGCTCCCCTGATCAACCACTGGTGGCAGGTGACGCTGTACGTCAGCCCTCGCGGGTTGACGACGTCCGCGATCCCGCACCGGTCGGGGGCCTTCGAGATCGAGTTCGACTTCGTCGGCCACCAGCTCGCGATCCGCAGCAGCGACGGCGGTGCGCGAAGCCTCCCGCTCCGGCCGATGCCGGTCGCCGAGTTCTACACCCGGATCCTGGACATGCTCGGCCGTCTCGGGATCGAGGCACCGATCCGGCCGTACCCCAATGAGGTCGAGCCGGCGATCCCCTTTGCCGAGGACCACACCCACGCCTCCTACGACGGCGAGGCGGCCGCCCTGTTCTGGCGGCAGCTGCTGCAGGCGAACCGGGTGATTGGCGAGTTCCGGTCACACTTCGTCGGCAAGGTCAGCCCTGTGCATTTCTTCTGGGGAGCAATGGATCTCGCCTGCACCCGTTTCTCCGGGCGGACGGCGCCGCCGCACCCCGGCGGAGCACCGAACTGCGGGGATTGGGTCATGGTCGAGGGCTACTCCCGGGAACTCTCCAGCTGCGGGTTCTGGCCCGGCGGAGGCGCGGAAGGCGCCTTCTATTCCTACGCCTACCCCGAACCCGAGGGGTTCGCCGACCAGCCGGTCGGCACCGAAGGCGCGTACTTCAGCACCGAGTTCCAGCAATTCCTCCTGCCCTACGAGGCCGCCCGCGCCGCACCCGACCCAGACCGCGCCGTCGCCGAATTCCTCCACGCCACCTACGAAGCCGCCGCGAACCGCGGGCAGTGGGACCGCTCCGCACTGGAAGACGACCCCTTCCGGTGGCACGGAACCCCTGCGCCTCAAGGAAACGGCGACGCCTAA
- a CDS encoding D-alanyl-D-alanine carboxypeptidase, translating into PAWLRSPGQARRLACGWALSLRFPAENLAGLTAGTLAAFTTARTEAFWRHRTLLGVTSGHRDAAEQHRLYLAETARGGKRVLPPQDSAHVSGTALDVRPREGAQWLEDHGARFALYRIYDNEWWHFEYRPGEAPPARLPHPGWREGVTR; encoded by the coding sequence CCCGGCATGGCTGCGGTCCCCCGGCCAGGCACGGCGGCTCGCCTGCGGTTGGGCGCTGTCGCTGCGGTTCCCCGCCGAAAACCTCGCCGGGCTGACCGCCGGAACGCTCGCCGCGTTCACCACCGCCAGGACCGAGGCGTTCTGGCGGCACCGCACGCTCCTCGGCGTCACCTCGGGGCATCGGGACGCCGCCGAACAGCATCGGCTGTACCTCGCCGAGACCGCACGCGGCGGCAAGCGTGTCCTGCCGCCGCAGGATTCCGCGCACGTCAGCGGTACCGCGCTGGACGTCCGGCCGCGCGAAGGCGCGCAGTGGCTGGAGGACCACGGCGCCCGCTTCGCGCTCTACCGGATCTACGACAACGAGTGGTGGCATTTCGAGTACCGGCCCGGCGAGGCTCCGCCCGCGCGGCTGCCGCACCCGGGCTGGCGGGAAGGTGTCACCCGGTGA
- a CDS encoding FAD-dependent oxidoreductase → MSERTNCVVVGGGPAGMVAGLLLARAGVEVTVLEKHEDFLRDFRGDTVHPSTLTLLDELGLGEKFLSLPHSEISYAGFPAEDGTMMRLADLTRLKVAHPYIAMVPQWDFLDLLADAGAKEPTFTLRQSTEMTGLIFEHGRVSGVRYRDADGKTGELRADLVIAADGRWSLARREAGLMTKDYAIPFDAWWFRISRREGEHEGMLTPKMRDRRFAVPLPRKGYFQIAYLSPKGQDLRENGIEAFRENVAAILPDLADRVDELKTTDDVKFLDVKMNLLRKWHVDGLLCIGDAAHAMSPVGGVGINLAVQDAVAAATLLAEPLRRGRPSVADLAKVRKRRLAPTMLVQGLQRMLHKNVMKPVMEGRRNGPPEVMVKLFGRFPVLSYVPARLLGLGLRPEHAPAFARRAMEPAG, encoded by the coding sequence ATGAGCGAACGCACGAACTGCGTGGTCGTCGGCGGTGGCCCCGCGGGCATGGTCGCCGGATTGCTGCTGGCCAGGGCCGGGGTCGAGGTCACGGTGCTGGAGAAGCACGAGGACTTCCTGAGGGACTTCCGCGGCGACACCGTGCACCCGTCGACATTGACGTTGCTCGACGAGCTGGGCCTCGGGGAGAAATTCCTCAGCCTGCCGCACAGCGAGATCTCCTACGCCGGCTTCCCGGCCGAGGACGGCACGATGATGCGCCTCGCCGACCTGACCCGGCTGAAGGTGGCGCACCCGTACATCGCGATGGTCCCGCAGTGGGATTTCCTGGACCTTCTCGCCGACGCCGGCGCGAAGGAGCCCACGTTCACGCTGCGGCAGAGCACGGAGATGACCGGGCTGATCTTCGAGCACGGCCGGGTGAGCGGGGTCCGCTACCGCGACGCCGATGGGAAGACCGGCGAATTACGCGCCGACCTGGTGATCGCCGCCGACGGGCGCTGGTCGCTGGCCCGCCGTGAGGCCGGGCTGATGACGAAGGACTACGCCATCCCGTTCGACGCGTGGTGGTTCCGGATCTCGCGGCGGGAAGGCGAACACGAGGGCATGCTGACCCCGAAGATGCGGGATCGCCGCTTCGCCGTGCCGCTGCCGCGCAAGGGCTACTTCCAGATCGCCTATCTCAGCCCCAAGGGCCAGGATCTCCGCGAAAACGGCATCGAGGCGTTCCGGGAGAACGTGGCCGCGATCCTTCCCGACCTGGCCGACCGGGTCGACGAGCTGAAGACGACCGACGACGTCAAGTTCCTCGACGTCAAGATGAACCTGCTGCGGAAGTGGCATGTCGACGGGCTGCTGTGCATCGGTGACGCGGCGCACGCGATGTCGCCGGTCGGCGGGGTCGGCATCAACCTCGCGGTGCAGGACGCGGTCGCGGCCGCCACCCTGCTCGCCGAGCCGCTGCGCCGGGGCAGGCCGTCGGTGGCGGACCTGGCGAAGGTCCGCAAGCGCCGTCTCGCACCGACGATGCTGGTGCAGGGGCTGCAGCGGATGCTGCACAAGAACGTCATGAAGCCGGTCATGGAGGGCAGGCGCAACGGTCCGCCCGAGGTGATGGTGAAGCTGTTCGGCCGGTTCCCCGTGCTGTCCTACGTCCCGGCCCGGTTGCTGGGCCTGGGGCTGCGGCCCGAGCACGCGCCTGCCTTCGCGCGGCGGGCGATGGAACCGGCCGGTTAG
- the serA gene encoding phosphoglycerate dehydrogenase codes for MTKPNKPVVLIAEKLAPSVLSVFSDEVEVQHVDGTDRPALLEAVKTADALLVRSATKVDAEVLGATTSLKVVARAGVGLDNVEVPAATERGVLVVNAPTSNIVSAAEHAVALLLAVARRVPAADQSLQGGAWKRSAYSGVEIQGKTIGVVGLGKIGQLFAQRLAAFDTKLIAYDPYVSAARAAQLGIELVTLDELLERADAISIHLPKTPETKGLIGAEALKKTKQGVIIVNAARGGLIDEQALADAVSSGHVGGAGIDVFVTEPTTESPLFGLPNVVVTPHLGASTAEAQDRAGTDVAKSVLLALRGDFVPDAVNVAGGGTVGEHVRPYLSLTQKLGTVLTALNPKAPASVTVVVKGELSTEDVSVLPLAAERGVFSGVVEDQVTFVNAPRVAEELGVQVDLVTETESPKFRSLVTVRAVHADGTTLSVSGSVTGKDEVEKLVEVNGRHFDLRAEGNVLLLEYPDRPGIMGRVGTLLGEAGLNIEAAQISQTTDGADAVMLLRVDRSVDSHLLEPIGATVGAHTIRAVNFG; via the coding sequence GTGACCAAGCCGAACAAGCCCGTCGTCCTCATCGCCGAGAAGCTCGCGCCCTCCGTGTTGAGCGTCTTCTCCGACGAGGTCGAGGTCCAGCATGTGGACGGCACGGACCGCCCCGCGCTGCTCGAAGCCGTGAAGACGGCGGACGCGCTGCTCGTGCGGTCCGCGACGAAGGTCGACGCCGAGGTCCTCGGCGCCACCACCTCGCTCAAGGTCGTCGCCCGCGCCGGCGTCGGGCTGGACAACGTCGAGGTTCCCGCCGCCACCGAACGCGGTGTCCTGGTGGTCAACGCGCCGACGTCGAACATCGTCTCCGCCGCCGAGCACGCCGTCGCGCTGCTGCTCGCCGTCGCCCGCCGGGTCCCGGCCGCGGACCAGAGCCTCCAAGGCGGCGCGTGGAAGCGCAGCGCCTACTCGGGCGTCGAGATCCAGGGCAAGACCATCGGTGTGGTCGGCCTCGGCAAGATCGGCCAGCTGTTCGCGCAGCGGCTCGCCGCGTTCGACACCAAGCTCATCGCCTACGACCCCTACGTCTCGGCCGCCCGCGCCGCGCAGCTCGGCATCGAGCTGGTCACGCTGGACGAGCTGCTGGAGCGCGCCGACGCGATCTCCATCCACCTGCCGAAGACCCCGGAGACCAAGGGCCTGATCGGCGCCGAGGCGCTGAAGAAGACCAAGCAGGGCGTCATCATCGTCAACGCCGCGCGCGGTGGCCTGATCGACGAGCAGGCGCTGGCGGACGCGGTCAGCTCCGGCCACGTCGGCGGCGCCGGTATCGACGTGTTCGTCACCGAGCCCACCACCGAAAGCCCGCTGTTCGGCCTGCCGAACGTCGTCGTCACCCCGCACCTTGGCGCCTCGACCGCCGAGGCGCAGGACCGTGCGGGCACCGACGTCGCGAAGTCCGTGCTGCTCGCGCTGCGCGGCGACTTCGTGCCGGACGCGGTGAACGTCGCGGGCGGCGGCACGGTCGGCGAGCACGTCCGGCCGTACCTCTCGCTCACCCAGAAGCTCGGTACCGTGCTGACCGCGCTGAACCCGAAGGCCCCGGCCTCGGTCACCGTCGTGGTCAAGGGCGAGCTGTCCACCGAGGACGTCAGCGTGCTGCCGCTCGCGGCCGAGCGCGGCGTGTTCTCAGGCGTCGTCGAAGACCAGGTCACCTTCGTGAACGCGCCGCGCGTGGCCGAAGAGCTGGGGGTCCAGGTCGATCTGGTCACCGAGACCGAAAGCCCCAAGTTCCGCAGCCTGGTCACCGTCCGCGCGGTCCACGCCGACGGCACGACCCTTTCGGTGTCCGGTTCGGTCACCGGCAAGGACGAGGTCGAGAAGCTGGTCGAGGTCAACGGCCGCCACTTCGATCTGCGCGCCGAAGGCAACGTGCTGCTGCTCGAGTACCCGGACCGCCCCGGCATCATGGGCCGCGTCGGCACGCTGCTCGGCGAGGCGGGCCTCAACATCGAGGCCGCGCAGATCAGCCAGACCACCGACGGCGCGGACGCGGTCATGCTGCTGCGCGTGGACCGTTCCGTCGACTCGCACCTGCTGGAGCCGATCGGCGCCACCGTCGGCGCGCACACCATTCGCGCCGTCAACTTCGGCTGA
- a CDS encoding HAD family hydrolase: MCLDIDDTLIDCTAAIRLSLSALTGQNDLWPLWDLITEEHVALVVAGEIDYAIMHHKRTECFLAEIGILADEEQVKGFERRRREILTRSWQLFEDVLPCLEWLRAAGVLVAAVTNASGAHQRKKIADLGLARFFDHVAIAGELGVAKPDPAMFHSVCLGLGCDPAQAVHVGDKLDTDAIGARDAGLGAVWLDRDGIAERAPAGVHTISGLDELPELLVSEFAKLGVPAQRATETPAFTVRNGVL; this comes from the coding sequence GTGTGTCTCGACATCGATGACACGCTGATCGACTGCACGGCGGCGATCCGGCTCAGCCTGAGCGCGCTCACCGGTCAGAACGACCTTTGGCCGCTGTGGGATCTCATCACCGAAGAGCATGTCGCGCTGGTGGTGGCGGGCGAAATCGATTACGCGATCATGCATCACAAGCGTACTGAATGTTTCCTGGCCGAGATCGGCATTCTGGCCGACGAAGAGCAGGTCAAGGGCTTCGAAAGACGGCGTCGTGAAATTCTCACGCGTTCGTGGCAATTGTTCGAAGATGTCCTCCCGTGCCTGGAATGGCTGAGAGCCGCGGGTGTCCTTGTCGCGGCCGTCACGAACGCCTCCGGCGCGCATCAGCGCAAGAAGATCGCCGACCTCGGACTCGCCCGGTTCTTCGACCACGTGGCCATCGCCGGTGAACTCGGAGTAGCCAAACCGGACCCGGCGATGTTCCACTCGGTCTGCCTCGGCCTCGGCTGCGACCCCGCCCAGGCGGTCCACGTCGGCGACAAGCTCGACACCGACGCCATCGGCGCACGCGACGCCGGCCTGGGTGCCGTCTGGCTCGACCGGGACGGCATCGCCGAGCGCGCCCCGGCGGGTGTGCACACCATCTCCGGCCTCGACGAGCTGCCTGAGCTGCTCGTTTCCGAGTTCGCGAAGCTCGGCGTCCCCGCTCAGCGCGCTACGGAGACCCCCGCTTTCACGGTGCGGAACGGCGTGCTCTAG
- the cimA gene encoding citramalate synthase — MTRKEPADTPLGDAFHLYDTTLRDGAQREGISYSVTDKLAVARLLDDLGVGFIEGGWPGALPKDTEFFARAASGELKLRHAALVAFGATRKAGAKAEQDQQVRALLDSQAPVVTLVAKSDLRHIERALRVDVDEACEMVRDTVAFLVGEGRRVFLDAEHFFDGYAFSPDTALKVLDAGVNAGADVAVLCDTNGGQLPLGLAETVREVKERTGFRLGIHCQDDTSCAVANSVAAVQAGVTHVQCTANGYGERAGNADLFAVTGNLVTKLGMEVLPTGGAAELTRVSHALAEIANIAPYTHQAYVGASAFAHKAGLHASAIKVDPLLYNHIDPASVGNDMRVLVTEMAGRASLELKGRELGVDLAGQPEALTSAVRKVKRLESEGWSFEAADASLELLLRREVDGPQSDVLDEPPFELESYRVVLDHRSDGEVVSEATVKVHVAGQRVIATAEGNGPVHALDAALREALSPHLSWLDSVELADYKVRILPGHPGTDAVTRVLVETSDGEREWTTVGVHGNIVEASWLALCDALVHKSLREGPA, encoded by the coding sequence GTGACCCGCAAGGAGCCCGCCGATACGCCACTCGGCGACGCCTTCCACCTGTACGACACGACCTTGCGCGACGGTGCGCAGCGCGAGGGGATCTCCTACTCCGTCACGGACAAGCTGGCGGTGGCGAGGCTGCTCGACGATCTCGGGGTCGGGTTCATCGAAGGCGGATGGCCGGGGGCGCTGCCCAAGGACACGGAATTCTTCGCCCGAGCCGCTTCGGGCGAACTGAAACTGCGCCACGCCGCGCTCGTCGCGTTCGGCGCGACGCGGAAGGCGGGCGCCAAGGCCGAGCAGGACCAGCAGGTGCGGGCGCTGCTCGATTCCCAGGCGCCGGTGGTCACCCTGGTGGCCAAATCGGATCTGCGGCACATCGAACGCGCGCTGCGGGTCGATGTCGACGAAGCGTGCGAGATGGTGCGGGACACCGTCGCGTTCCTCGTCGGCGAAGGACGTCGCGTCTTCCTTGACGCGGAACACTTTTTCGACGGCTACGCGTTCTCCCCGGACACCGCACTGAAGGTGCTCGACGCGGGAGTGAACGCGGGCGCCGACGTCGCCGTGCTGTGCGACACCAACGGCGGACAGCTGCCGCTCGGCCTCGCGGAAACCGTCCGCGAGGTCAAGGAAAGGACCGGATTCCGGCTCGGAATCCATTGTCAGGACGACACTTCCTGCGCGGTGGCGAATTCCGTCGCCGCCGTGCAGGCCGGCGTGACGCACGTCCAGTGCACCGCCAATGGTTACGGCGAACGGGCGGGTAACGCCGATCTGTTCGCCGTGACGGGAAATCTGGTGACCAAGCTCGGCATGGAGGTCCTCCCGACCGGAGGCGCCGCCGAGCTCACCCGGGTCTCCCATGCCCTTGCCGAAATCGCGAACATCGCCCCCTACACCCACCAGGCTTACGTAGGGGCGTCGGCCTTCGCCCACAAGGCGGGACTGCACGCGAGCGCGATCAAGGTGGATCCGTTGCTGTACAACCACATCGATCCAGCTTCGGTCGGCAATGACATGCGGGTACTGGTCACCGAGATGGCCGGCAGGGCCAGCCTGGAGCTCAAGGGACGTGAGCTCGGGGTCGACCTTGCCGGCCAGCCCGAGGCGCTGACGAGCGCCGTCCGGAAGGTGAAGCGCCTCGAGTCCGAAGGCTGGTCCTTCGAGGCCGCGGACGCTTCACTGGAACTGCTGCTGCGGCGGGAGGTCGACGGCCCGCAGAGTGATGTCCTCGACGAACCGCCGTTCGAACTCGAGTCGTACCGGGTCGTGCTGGACCACCGGTCCGACGGCGAGGTCGTGTCCGAGGCGACGGTGAAGGTCCACGTCGCCGGGCAGCGCGTGATCGCCACCGCCGAGGGCAACGGCCCCGTGCACGCGCTCGACGCCGCCCTGCGCGAGGCGCTCAGCCCGCATCTGTCCTGGTTGGACAGTGTGGAGCTGGCCGACTACAAGGTGCGGATCCTGCCCGGGCACCCGGGCACCGACGCCGTCACGCGCGTGCTCGTCGAGACCAGCGACGGCGAGCGGGAATGGACCACCGTCGGCGTGCACGGCAACATCGTCGAAGCGAGCTGGCTGGCGTTGTGCGACGCGCTCGTGCACAAGTCCCTCAGGGAGGGCCCGGCGTGA
- a CDS encoding fumarylacetoacetate hydrolase family protein — translation MRLARIAHPGGVAFASIEGDGDDAQVLEIAEHPFGNPNFTGKRWPLADVRLLAPILPSKVIAVGRNYAKHAAEFGNEVPQDPMLFIKPSTTVIGPNVPIRRPRGVGRVDFEGELAIVIGQPVKNVPAARAASAILGYTVANDVSARDLQKSDGQWGRAKGFDTFCPLGPWIETSLDAADLALKSEVDGVLKQDGRTSDLVHKIPELVEFVSGVMTLLPGDVILTGTPEGVGPIEDGQSVSITIEGIGTLTNPVQDV, via the coding sequence GTGCGTCTAGCCCGAATTGCTCATCCCGGTGGTGTCGCGTTCGCTTCGATCGAAGGGGACGGCGACGACGCCCAGGTACTGGAAATCGCCGAGCACCCCTTCGGCAACCCCAACTTCACCGGCAAACGCTGGCCGCTCGCCGACGTCCGGCTGCTCGCGCCGATCCTGCCGTCGAAGGTGATCGCGGTCGGCCGGAACTACGCCAAGCACGCGGCCGAGTTCGGCAACGAGGTCCCGCAGGACCCGATGCTGTTCATCAAGCCGTCGACCACGGTGATCGGCCCGAACGTGCCCATCCGCCGTCCGCGCGGTGTCGGCCGCGTCGACTTCGAGGGTGAACTGGCGATCGTCATCGGCCAGCCGGTCAAGAACGTGCCCGCCGCCCGCGCGGCGAGCGCGATCCTCGGCTACACCGTGGCGAACGACGTCAGCGCGCGTGACCTGCAGAAGTCCGACGGCCAATGGGGCAGGGCGAAGGGGTTCGACACCTTCTGCCCGCTGGGCCCGTGGATCGAGACCTCGCTCGACGCGGCCGACCTCGCGCTCAAGTCCGAGGTGGACGGTGTTCTCAAGCAGGACGGCCGGACCTCGGACCTGGTGCACAAGATCCCCGAGCTGGTCGAGTTCGTGTCCGGCGTGATGACCCTGCTGCCCGGCGACGTCATCCTGACCGGAACGCCCGAGGGCGTCGGCCCGATCGAGGACGGCCAGTCGGTCTCGATCACGATCGAAGGCATCGGCACACTGACCAACCCGGTGCAGGACGTCTAG